TGGTGCGAGACTCCTCCGAACATGAGCTGGTACGATGTACATTGCGTCGCCAGTAGCGCAGCTATAGACACCAAGGCGATAACTCGCCGGGTGCTACTGTAGAAACGGTCGATTCTGAAAATACTTAGCATGAAAATTTAGAATCCGTTTCGCTCGCGACCACAACTGTTATTGTTTCATGTTGGTGAGCGACTGCGACAGCCGAATCGAACCTGCACCCAGCACGTTCAGAATCACAGAAATATTCCAGAGCGTCAGCTGCGCCGGCGCCAGTAGTTTCAGAAAGCCGCCCCCGAGCATGAAGGCGACGATTGCGAACGAAAGCAAAACATCGATTGAGTTGCCCAGCTCTTGCCATAGCGGCTTTTCATTGCTCGTCGGTTTTTTGAGAGTCCGCACGACGAGCGAAAGCACGCACGCATCGGTTGCGCGGTGGCGGCTGATGACCAGCGCCAGAAGGTTCGCGACGTTGATCACTAGATCGAGCGCCCCCCAGAAGGTTAGCCACACCTGCCCGAGCGCAATGCCCGCAAGAATTTTGAAGGCGCAGAAAGGCAGGCCGACAGTGATGATTTCGAAGCTGGCGGATAGCACGAGAAAAAAGTACTAAATTTATTGTCAAATAGCACTAAATTCCGTACTTTCTAAGTATGCGAATCGCCCCCATGCAAGAGCTCAAAGAGAATCTGGCGACTCTCGCCGATATCGCTGCACGCGGCGAAACCATCGAAATTACCAAGCACAATAAACCCTTCATTCGTCTCACGCCTGCGACTGCTTTGGGGTTGCATATCGGCCGCAGCGTGGGTAAAGCCCGGCTGAAGGCGGCCGTCGTCAAGAATACCGGCGGCGCGTATCTGAAAATTCTTGCAGCTGATCGTGAATAGAGTTTATCTCGACACCTCTGCGTACCTCGCGGTTCTCTTGGGCGAGAAGCAGGCTGCGTCGGTTACGAAGAAGCTTTCGAACCGCGTACTTTGTTCGAGCACGCTGTTGTTAATAGAAGCTGAGCGCAATCTTGTGCACTTGGTGCGTCTTGAAAAAATCAGCACGCTTGATTTTGAATCGGCATACACACAAATCCGCAAAGACCAGGAGGCTTTCCTTTTGCGTGACTTTACGCCCGATCTATGCCTGACGCGCCACTTTCCGCTGATTAGGACTCCGAAATCAGCCGACATGGTGCACCTGCGTACCGCACAATGGTTTATGAAAAACGGCGGTCTCGAAGAATTTATTTCTCTCGATGAAAACCAACTGCAGGCCGCGCGTGAACTTGGTTTACCCGTGAATTAGTGAAGTTCTGAGAATGTCATGCGCGGCGAGTTTCTCCTCCGCGCACCTCCGTGCCCTTTGTGGTTTATGAAGAATTTCAGAGCTTCAGCGATTTCTCGAGAATCGCAATCTCTTCGAGCACGCGCGGTACAATCTCCGATTCGGCAATTTTGCCTTTGCTTTCGCCTTTGACATAGAGAATCGCCGAGCCTGCACCGGCAGAAATTCCGATATCCGCCTCTTTAGATTCGCCGGGGCCGTTGACGAGGCAACCCATGACCGCAACCTTCAGCGGTGTCTTGATATGCGCGACCGCTTCTTCGACTTCTTTGGCGATGCGAAAGAGGTCGACCTCAAGGCGGCCGCAAGTCGGGCATGAGATGAGCGTTACGCCAAAACTCACGAGGCCGAGCGAGCGCAGAATTTCGCGGCCGACCTTTACCTCTTCAGTGCCATCAGTCGTGAGGCTGACACGAATGGTGTCGCCGATACCTTCAGACAAGAGGCCGCCGATGCCGATCGATGACTTGATCGTGCCCTGCCAGCTTGTGCCTGCTTCGGTGACGCCGAGGTGAAACGGGTAGTCGCACAATTTCGCGAGTTTGCGGTAAGCCTCCATCATCATAAAAACGTCGCTCGATTTGAGCGAGACAATCACGTCGTCGAAGTTGTGCTCGTTACAGATTTCGATGTGCCTGAGCGC
The sequence above is a segment of the Turneriella parva DSM 21527 genome. Coding sequences within it:
- a CDS encoding type II toxin-antitoxin system Phd/YefM family antitoxin, whose translation is MRIAPMQELKENLATLADIAARGETIEITKHNKPFIRLTPATALGLHIGRSVGKARLKAAVVKNTGGAYLKILAADRE
- a CDS encoding type II toxin-antitoxin system VapC family toxin — protein: MNRVYLDTSAYLAVLLGEKQAASVTKKLSNRVLCSSTLLLIEAERNLVHLVRLEKISTLDFESAYTQIRKDQEAFLLRDFTPDLCLTRHFPLIRTPKSADMVHLRTAQWFMKNGGLEEFISLDENQLQAARELGLPVN
- the ispG gene encoding flavodoxin-dependent (E)-4-hydroxy-3-methylbut-2-enyl-diphosphate synthase — encoded protein: MTAPEKSAPNEFDGPTPAEIGSAEVHDKVERRKTRTVMMAGVPIGSGHPVPVQSMTKTKTADWKSTVEQILRYEEAGCQVVRCTANDEDAAHALKKIKENIHIPLVADIHFQHKLALIAVKSGVDKIRINPGNIGNKDKVSEVLRACKDNGIPIRIGVNAGSLEKDIMRKVGYPTSDGMVESALRHIEICNEHNFDDVIVSLKSSDVFMMMEAYRKLAKLCDYPFHLGVTEAGTSWQGTIKSSIGIGGLLSEGIGDTIRVSLTTDGTEEVKVGREILRSLGLVSFGVTLISCPTCGRLEVDLFRIAKEVEEAVAHIKTPLKVAVMGCLVNGPGESKEADIGISAGAGSAILYVKGESKGKIAESEIVPRVLEEIAILEKSLKL